In Drosophila busckii strain San Diego stock center, stock number 13000-0081.31 chromosome 4, ASM1175060v1, whole genome shotgun sequence, the following proteins share a genomic window:
- the LOC108607402 gene encoding uncharacterized protein LOC108607402, whose amino-acid sequence MTEKYSLELLRVVAAQISQTIGYSSTQSAPLELLQDILKRFIEELARDLHSQVEHANRVEPTLKDTQLSLQNLKINIHDVLNYISNVEPVAFVREIPSYPVVRKNSSMNFLKPGSVETLSRPVHIFEYLPPMYPTETNLLTSSKCSNQTEHSLLTNLRGEAMLDTDNEIKTGTIASLPKWNNHTELPMTSGDMSMEGHIVREISSVVMTTGGFISPAIEGKLPDAFVPDIIDKFKGLNAPVCSPQLESQPINGTFHSDLITSKRVGSMKSEPRSPGLYESVSRNEKICNVNIDNSVTAVSMEILSNKGSKKNKKKHFLGKRVNDQSDPSAKTQEKAQRKALKMYQKLSKNQTEGLKKSLKHVNRDLLISLPEGSTERLQLEKMIKKQAKQRQRHLKNKKQQPKMEPTIKLVADNNSLELSSISSFPVHKNESLSQSLPVQVENVTGAKICNINTLRSAESTGSLLIALSSELVPLAMIDEKDGTDDLRSDEIKLASEPDRIKLNIFKKISKQKTPKEQSPIPTSALNLSANVLFGCDQVGHVSSLINLPSGTTITPTPFSSVTEESSNISLPRTNLGMVTVDTMPYENHQTFSAALLASGNQLITEENKPKKRGRKPGGKNQPKHALVANASSSIINTSPSSLKKIKSSKLNTTQLTIAQTNVNLSFTKNVISMEPLNLTNMDELKIINNFQFGDNDGEIGMKAKEKKDKKRTKLKHSGGSIWKEPVQRFSSNPKDFNEKSSLINSDDVVQSKSATPETLVVTRNLQISPEKIRKSRDSKNSPIGANPPLDNNVSSSAKMYPTNQSTMLPMLPLLHFPPRPGLIPSGPGIFPSSLTSTIVPHTFMAFPPAAEIQSSLNPLPLPASADKLEDKKLEEQLTLSMSDRNYCNVAPLVPDSMKIPSEKNETAKDFSKNITKENSDFSIASNLIPENRGKLYIDSSRNKASAIGSGSLGDPIEVSDDSSDETMTRNQNFGNMPCVTSLKQSLSHSQAQYIETSTHQQGVPPNSNTSPSLSQQSVMTDSNYLKKMKKTIKAFGKSDNNNIGTAMTSASTPSHTFNVNFLGNDKFSLAGGADLIPLSRVDSGLAYSLQTVPASSLTAGATSGSIDLPSPNTKTLDDSSFSSSIIGTTSYDDITIIPTNNMNLGELKMKKMHKKLKKPKGNKIKKKKDKKDKSKYKDKLDEKHLLKINKSKAQEKKLKKDKKKEKQFTTNIGLHPNLNINPSAGLESNVNLGTTENSSAEPIQQATTSVAPLIEHTSTTQVPKLTLKLSGKSTPTPPATSSMTSTPASSSLITEHDLSTTITGHVPGLIRRGNRENSPELARFSPLVTGPPKPKQCELQATTVSTSVPVTVRSPNSLSVGSSNQVMLKHTLGSTATGWMLGSTASTTASSTLSASSVLLPQQLLQVATNSQLVSPSLIPSTSSSCLRPPISDSSPTELDRPSSYVDAEGYRIWICPACGKVDDGSAMIGCDGCDAWYHWICVGIVVAPSDNEDWFCRVCVSKKKTQGLEKKRRRNKKR is encoded by the exons ATGACGGAAAAGTATTCGTTAGAGTTGTTACGCGTGGTTGCAGCACAAATTTCTCAAACAATTGGATACAGTAGCACGCAAAGTGCTCCGCTGGAATTATTACAAGACATTTTAAAGCGTTTTATTGAAGAGCTTGCACGTGATCTACACAGTCAAGTTGAACATG cTAATCGAGTTGAGCCCACTCTTAAGGATACACAACTCAGCTTAcaaaatcttaaaataaatattcatgatgttttaaattatatcaGCAATGTGGAACCAGTCGCATTTGTTCGAGAAATACCATCTTACCCAGTGGTCAGAAAAAATTCAAGTATGAACTTTCTCAAACCTGGAAGTGTCGAGACTTTGAGCCGTCCTGTTCATATATTTGAGTATCTGCCACCAATGTATCCAACAGAAACCAATCTGCTCACTTCATCAAAATGTTCAAATCAAACTGAACACTCTTTGTTGACAAATTTAAGAGGAGAGGCCATGTTAGATACTGACAACGAGATCAAAACTGGAACCATAGCATCTCTGCCAAAATGGAACAATCATACTGAATTGCCCATGACATCAGGAGATATGAGTATGGAAGGCCACATAGTACGTGAAATTAGTAGCGTTGTTATGACAACTGGTGGTTTTATTTCACCCGCAATTGAGGGGAAGCTTCCTGATGCATTTGTACCTGATATTATTG ACAAATTTAAAGGACTAAACGCCCCGGTTTGTTCCCCTCAACTTGAATCCCAGCCAATCAATGGCACTTTTCACAGTGATCTTATTACATCGAAAAGGGTAGGGTCCATGAAGTCGGAGCCACGTTCACCAGGGCTCTACGAATCAGTATCGCGTaatgaaaaaatatgcaatgtcAACATTGATAACAGCGTAACAGCTGTATCTATGGAGATATTGTCGAACAAAGGttcgaaaaaaaacaaaaagaaacatttTCTTGGTAAACGTGTTAACGATCAATCCGATCCAAGTGCAAAGACACAGGAAAAAGCTCAAAGAAAAGCCTTGAAAATGTATCAAAAGCTTTCAAAGAATCAGACGGAAGGACTTAAAAAGTCGCTTAAGCATGTGAATCGTGATTTATTAATTTCCCTACCGGAGGGATCCACTGAGCGACTTCAACTTGAAAAAATGATTaagaaacaagcaaagcaacgaCAAAGACATTtaaagaacaaaaaacaacaacctAAAATGGAGCCGACAATAAAACTCGTAGCAGACAATAATTCATTGGAACTTAGCTCAATTTCCTCGTTTCCAGTTCATAAAAATGAGTCGTTGTCACAATCTCTGCCCGTTCAAGTAGAAAATGTAACTGGTGCTAAAATATGTAACATAAACACTCTTCGATCAGCAGAGAGCACTGGAAGTTTACTTATTGCGCTCTCATCAGAATTGGTTCCATTAGCAATGATTGATGAAAAAGATGGTACTGATGACCTACGTTCAGATGAAATAAAACTGGCAAGCGAACCAGATCGCatcaaattaaacatttttaagaaaatttcaaaacaaaagactcCAAAAGAGCAATCCCCCATTCCAACTTCAGCATTAAATCTATCTGCAAATGTATTGTTTGGATGTGACCAGGTGGGTCATGTTTCTTCGCTAATTAATCTACCATCTGGAACTACAATCACTCCAACACCATTTTCAAGTGTCACGGAGGAAAgttcaaatatttctttacCCAGGACTAATTTAGGCATGGTTACCGTGGACACAATGCCTTACGAAAATCATCAAACGTTTTCAGCTGCCCTATTAGCTTCAGGTAATCAATTAATAACCGAGGAAAACAAACCGAAAAAGCGTGGGCGAAAGCCAGGAGGAAAAAATCAACCAAAACATGCATTAGTTGCTAATGCGTCATCTTCTATTATAAACACATCACCGTCATCATTGAAGAAAATTAAATCCAGTAAGCTGAATACAACTCAATTAACGATTGCACAAACGAATGTTAATCTGAGTTTTACCAAAAATGTAATATCCATGGAACCGCTTAATTTGACTAACATGGATGaactcaaaataattaataattttcaatttggcgACAACGATGGTGAAATTGGAATgaaagccaaagaaaaaaaagataaaaaaagaACTAAGCTCAAGCACAGCGGTGGTAGCATCTGGAAAGAGCCTGTTCAGCGGTTCTCATCAAACCCAAAAGATTTCAATGAAAAATCCTCGCTGATAAATTCAGATGATGTTGTGCAATCGAAATCAGCAACTCCAGAAACTTTAGTTGTGACAAGAAACTTACAAATATCACCtgaaaaaatacgaaaatcaCGTGATTCTAAAAACTCACCAATTGGCGCTAATCCACCTTTGGACAACAACGTGTCTAGTTCCGCAAAAATGTACCCGACTAATCAGTCAACTATGTTGCCAATGCTACCACTACTTCACTTTCCCCCTAGACCAGGACTCATTCCATCTGGACCAGGAATATTCCCATCAAGTCTAACATCTACAATTGTGCCACATACCTTCATGGCCTTTCCACCTGCGGCGGAAATTCAATCTTCTCTCAACCCCCTGCCATTGCCAGCGAGCGCGGATAAACTtg AAGATAAAAAATTAGAAGAACAGTTAACTCTATCAATGTCGGATCGGAATTACTGCAATGTCGCCCCGCTAGTACCCGATTCAATGAAAATACCAAGTGAAAAAAATGAGACAGCCAAAgatttttctaaaaatattacaaaagaAAATAGCGATTTTTCAATCGCATCGAATCTTATTCCCGAGAATAGAGGTAAATTATACATTGATTCATCTAGAAATAAAGCATCAGCTATTGGTAGTGGAAGTCTTGGTGACCCAATTGAAGTTTCAGACGATTCAAGTGATGAAACAATGACTAGAAACCAGAATTTTGGAAATATGCCCTGCGTTACTAGTCTTAAGCAAAGCCTAAGTCATTCTCAGGCTCAATACATTGAGACTAGTACACATCAGCAAGGAGTACCACCAAATAGCAATACCAGCCCAAGCTTAAGTCAACAGTCGGTCATGACAgattcaaattatttgaagAAGATGAAAAAGACAATAAAAGCGTTTGGTAAAtcagataataataatatcggAACAGCCATGACCTCAGCATCAACACCTTCACACACATTTAATGTGAACTTTTTGGGAAACGACAAATTTAGCTTAGCAGGTGGTGCGGATCTTATTCCACTTTCCCGAGTGGATAGCGGATTGGCGTATTCATTACAGACTGTACCAGCTAGTAGTCTTACCGCGGGTGCAACATCTGGCTCCATTGACTTACCATCCCCCAATACTAAAACACTTGATGATTCGTCATTTTCGTCCAGCATTATTGGAACAACAAGTTATGATGATATCACAATAATTCCTACTAATAACATGAATTTAGgtgaattgaaaatgaaaaagatGCACAAGAAGCTTAAAAAACCTAAAGGGAacaagataaaaaaaaagaaggatAAAAAGGATAAATCCAAATATAAGGATAAACTAGATGAAAAGCACctgctcaaaataaataaatctaaagcaCAGGAAAAGAAACTTAAAAAggataaaaaaaaggaaaagcag TTCACAACAAACATTGGATTGCATCCGAATTTGAACATAAATCCTAGTGCTGGTCTCGAATCGAATGTAAACCTGGGTACTACTGAAAATTCTTCCGCGGAACCTATACAACAGGCGACAACCAGTGTTGCACCTTTGATCGAACATACATCAACTACTCAAGTGCCAAAACTTACACTCAAACTTTCTGGAAAATCGACTCCTACTCCTCCTGCGACATCTTCTATGACGTCTACGCCTGCATCTTCATCACTCATCACTGAACATGatttatcaacaacaataacaggaCACGTGCCAGGATTAATTCGACGAGGCAACAGAGAAAATTCGCCAGAATTGGCGAGATTCTCACCACTAGTTACTGGAccaccaaaaccaaaacaat GTGAATTACAAGCAACTACAGTATCTACATCTGTACCTGTCACTGTACGTTCGCCGAACTCATTATCAGTCGGTAGCTCCAATCAGGTAATGCTTAAGCATACACTTGGATCTACTGCGACTGGTTGGATGTTAGGTTCAACAGCGTCTACTACAGCCTCCTCTACACTCTCAGCCAGTTCTGTTTTGTTGCCACAGCAATTGCTCCAAGTTGCAACTAATTCTCAGCTTGTCTCGCCATCATTAATACCGTCAACGAGCAGTTCCTGCCTTAGGCCACCCATATCTGATAGTTCGCCGACGGAACTAGATCGACCATCTTCTTATGTAGATGCCGAAGGATACAGAATATGGATTTGTCCAGCGTGTGGAAAAGTGGACGACGGATCAGCAATGATTGGTTGTGACGGTTGCGATGCTTGGTACCATTG gATCTGTGTTGGAATTGTGGTTGCACCAAGTGACAACGAAGACTGGTTCTgtcgtgtgtgcgtgtctaaaaagaaaacacaaggATTGGAAAAAAAGCGCAGACGAAACAAAAAGAGATAA